In one Gopherus evgoodei ecotype Sinaloan lineage chromosome 1, rGopEvg1_v1.p, whole genome shotgun sequence genomic region, the following are encoded:
- the NDUFB2 gene encoding NADH dehydrogenase [ubiquinone] 1 beta subcomplex subunit 2, mitochondrial, with the protein MLGALGRTGGGLVRILRARDVRGAAGLRRAGGGVHIEPHYRQFPALTRRQVIHGEILSGFMWFWILWHFWHNPDAVLGHFPYPDASKWTDEELGIPPDDEE; encoded by the exons ATGCTCGGGGCTCTAGGCCGCACTGGCGGCGGCTTGGTCCGGATCCTCCGCGCCAGAGACGTGAGGGGAGCGGCCGGGCTCCGGCG CGCGGGCGGCGGGGTGCACATCGAGCCCCACTACCGGCAGTTCCCGGCGCTGACCCGCCGGCAGGTGATCCACGGCGAGATCCTCAGCGGCTTCATGTGGTTCTGGATCCTGTGGCACTTCTGGCACAACCCGGACGCGGTGCTG GGTCACTTTCCTTACCCAGATGCTTCGAAATGGACAGATGAGGAATTGGGGATTCCTCCTGATGATGAAGAATAG